TTTAGCTTTTTCAGCAGTTTCTTTACTATTTAAATAATCTGGAATTAATTCTAACTCATAGTTAAATTTTTTGTTCAATGAGTTAAATAAAGGAACTTCAACTTCTCTTACTCCATAAAATAAAATTTTCATAAAAAATCCTCCTTAATAAATTACTATAAAAAATTTTTAAATATAAACTATTTTTATAAATTATAACATAAAAAAGAAAAATGGTAAGTCTAAAAAAACGGCTAAAAAGTTAAAAAAAATCTAAAAAATTTCCTTATTTTGTAAAATACTGAATAAATGAGGATTACAATGACAGATATATATATACATTATTGATTGTATAAATACTTAACTCGATAACAATTTAGTTTTTATATAAAAATTTAAAACTTAAAATAAACAAAATGATAAAAAAACGAAAAAATATTTTTCTTCTTGACATAATTTTAAAAAATGTTAAAATGATATTAATAAAACTATTAATTCATTTATATTATTTTTTAAATATTTTTAAGGAGGATTAAAATGAGTAAAGAAACTTTAAACCCACTATTAAATGCACAAGCACAAGTTAAAAAAGCATGTGATGCATTAGGAGCAAATCCAGCTGTTTATGAATTGTTGAAAGAGCCACAAAGAATTATAGAAATTTCTATTCCAGTAAAGATGGATAATGGTTCAATAAAAACATTCAAAGGATACAGATCAGCTCATAATGATGCAGTAGGACCTTATAAAGGAGGAATAAGATTCCATCCAGCTGTTAATGCTGATGAAGTTAAAGCTCTTTCTATATGGATGAGTATTAAATGTCAAGTAACAGGAATTCCTTATGGTGGAGGAAAAGGAGGAATTACTGTTGATCCTTCTGAATTATCAAAGAGAGAATTAGAAGAATTATCTAGAGGATATGTAAGAGGAATGTACAGATATCTAGGGGAAAAATTAGATATTCCTGCTCCAGATGTAAATACAAATGGACAAATAATGGCATGGATGCAAGATGAATACAATAAAATTTCTGGGGAACAAGGAATAGGAGTTTTCACAGGAAAACCTTTAACTTATGGAGGATCTCAAGGAAGAAATGAAGCTACTGGATTTGGTGTTGCAGTAATTATGAGAGAATCTTTTAAGGCATTAGGAAAAGATTTAAAGGGAGCTACAGTTGCAGTTCAAGGATTTGGAAATGTTGGAAAATTTACTGTAAAAAATATAATGAAACTAGGTGGAAAAGTTGTAGCTGTTGCTGAATTTGAAAAAGAAAGAGGAGCATATGCAGTATACAAAGCAGACGGATTTACTTTCGCTGAATTAGAAGCTGCAAAGGCTGCTGGAAGTTTAACAAAGGTAGCAGGAGCAAAAGTTCTTACTATGGATGAATTCTGGTCATTAGATGTAGAAGGATTAGCACCTTGTGCATTAGAAAATGCGATTAAAGAACATGAAGCTAACCTAATCAAAGCAAAAGTTATAGCAGAAGGAGCAAATGGTCCTATAACTTTAGAAGCAGATGAAATTCTTTATAAGAAAGGTGTAGTAGTAGCTCCAGATATACTAGCTAATGCAGGAGGAGTTACAGTATCTTACTTTGAATGGGTACAAAACTTATATGGATACTACTGGACAGAAAAAGAAGTAGAAGAAAAAGAAGAAAGAGCTATGGTTGATGCATTTAAACCTATTTGGGAAATGAAAGTAGACAAAAATGTTTCTTTCAGACAAGCAACTTACATGAAATCTATTGATAGAATAGCAAAAGCAATGGAAGTTAGAGGATGGCTATAATTCTTTAAAAACAATAGAAATAAAACGAAAATGGTCTAGTTCTAACTAGACCATTTTTATAAATAAAAAAAGTATAAAAAATATAAATACATCTCTTATATAATATATATATTATGAAAAAAAAATAAAATAAAAGGCTAGAAAAAACATAAAAAAAATAGTATCATTATATAGATAGAAATGTGAAATACTAATTGAACCATTTTTCTTAAAGTGAAATTTATGTTCTATTTATGGAAAATAAAATTAAAATTTACGTATTAGCATTAAACTAAAAGCATAAAAAAGGAGGAATTATATGTGGACATCTCAGACTATGACTTTTTATGAAAGTTTTATAACTTTTTTAATTGGTTTTACAGTCGTTTTTTCTTGTCTTATCGCGCTTGCATTATTTATAATAATATCTTCAAAAATAGTCGCTATTATAACTAATGTAATTCCTGAAGAAAAGCCACAGGTAGCTGTAACACCAAAAGTAGTGCCAACAGCAACTCAAGCTGTGGTAAAAGACAATCAAGAAGAATTAGAAAATTTAGCTGTCATTATTTCTGTTATTAGTGAAGAAATGAGAGAGCCAGTAGAAAATTTCCAAATAGTAGATATTAAGGAAATTTAACAAATAATTAAAAAAGTTAAAAAATTAAAGCTAAAATTGAAAGGAGAAAAAAATGAAATATGTAGTTACTTTAAATGGAAAAAAATTCGAGGTGGAAGTTGAAAAAGTAGGAGGGGGAAAATCTTTATCTCGTCAACCAGTTGGCAGAACAGAGAGAACAGTAGTGGCAGCTGAACCAGTTGTAGCGGCTCCAGTTACACCAGCTCCGGCAGCAGTAGAAACACCTGTAGCAACGACAACAGGAGGAACTGAAATAACTTGTCCAATGCCAGGATCAATTTTAGATGTAAAAGTAAAAGTAGGAGATACAGTAAAATATGGAGATTGTCTAGCAGTTTTAGAAGCTATGAAGATGGAAAATGACATTCCAGCAACAGTAGATGGAACAGTAGCAGAAGTAAGAGTAAAAAAAGGAGATATGGTAGATACTGACGCAGTTCTAATAGTATTAAAATAATAGGAGGATTTTTAGAATGAATTTTTTTAAAATTATACAAGAATTACTAGAGCAGTCAGGATTCATTGCCCTTAACTGGGAAAATATGGTAATGATACTAATTTCTTTTGTATTAATATACTTAGCTATAGTTAAGAAATTTGAGCCATTACTATTATTGCCAATAGCTTTTGGAATGTTCTTAGCAAACATACCTCTAGTCGATTTGATGAAAGAAGGAGATCCTTGGTATACATCAGGGGTTATCCGTATAATGTATAGTGG
The Fusobacterium russii ATCC 25533 genome window above contains:
- a CDS encoding Glu/Leu/Phe/Val family dehydrogenase; the encoded protein is MSKETLNPLLNAQAQVKKACDALGANPAVYELLKEPQRIIEISIPVKMDNGSIKTFKGYRSAHNDAVGPYKGGIRFHPAVNADEVKALSIWMSIKCQVTGIPYGGGKGGITVDPSELSKRELEELSRGYVRGMYRYLGEKLDIPAPDVNTNGQIMAWMQDEYNKISGEQGIGVFTGKPLTYGGSQGRNEATGFGVAVIMRESFKALGKDLKGATVAVQGFGNVGKFTVKNIMKLGGKVVAVAEFEKERGAYAVYKADGFTFAELEAAKAAGSLTKVAGAKVLTMDEFWSLDVEGLAPCALENAIKEHEANLIKAKVIAEGANGPITLEADEILYKKGVVVAPDILANAGGVTVSYFEWVQNLYGYYWTEKEVEEKEERAMVDAFKPIWEMKVDKNVSFRQATYMKSIDRIAKAMEVRGWL
- a CDS encoding OadG family protein, with the protein product MWTSQTMTFYESFITFLIGFTVVFSCLIALALFIIISSKIVAIITNVIPEEKPQVAVTPKVVPTATQAVVKDNQEELENLAVIISVISEEMREPVENFQIVDIKEI
- a CDS encoding biotin/lipoyl-containing protein, which codes for MKYVVTLNGKKFEVEVEKVGGGKSLSRQPVGRTERTVVAAEPVVAAPVTPAPAAVETPVATTTGGTEITCPMPGSILDVKVKVGDTVKYGDCLAVLEAMKMENDIPATVDGTVAEVRVKKGDMVDTDAVLIVLK